A window of Apium graveolens cultivar Ventura chromosome 8, ASM990537v1, whole genome shotgun sequence contains these coding sequences:
- the LOC141680508 gene encoding uncharacterized protein LOC141680508, with amino-acid sequence MGRHVFLRIVDVVSNFDPYFQQRMDAVGRKGLSPLQKCTTAMRILAYGISADVVDDCVRIGESEYLRKPNSNDVQRLLQMGEAHGFPDRSPIFDEVLQGRAPEVNYTINGNNYIVGYYLTYGIYPELATFVKTIPRPQGEKRKIFSKQERQRKDVERAFGVLQSRFAIVRGPTRFWDKDDLGRIMRACIIIHNMIVEDERDTYATQFGPLPSYDDVINSLSQPNLGEEPFAAYETYIQNTIQMPDKRTHRQLQNDLVEHISQFHINR; translated from the exons ATGGGAAGACATGTCTTTCTTCGTATTGTGGATGTTGTCTCAAATTTTGATCCATACTTTCAACAAAGAATGGATGCAGTGGGAAGAAAAGGTTTATCACCTTTACAAAAATGCACTACGGCAATGCGTATATTGGCTTATGGTATATCTGCTGATGTTGTTGATGATTGTGTTCGTATTGGAGAGA GCGAATACTTACGAAAGCCAAACTCAAATGACGTGCAACGTCTGCTACAAATGGGTGAGGCTCATGGCTTTCCAG ATCGGTCACCAATATTTGATGAAGTGCTACAAGGTCGTGCTCCAGAGGTAAATTATACTATAAATGGAAATAATTATATTGTGGGATATTACTTAACATATGGAATATATCCAGAATTGGCAACATTCGTTAAAACGATACCACGTCCACAAGGTgagaaaagaaaaatattttcaaaacaAGAACGCCAGCGAAAAGATGTTGAACGAGCATTTGGTGTGTTACAGTCCCGTTTCGCAATTGTACGTGGTCCGACACGCTTTTGGGACAAAGACGATCTTGGGAGAATCATGAGAGCATGCATCATAATACATAATATGATTGTTGAAGATGAGAGAGACACGTATGCCACTCAATTTGGTCCTCTGCCAAGTTATGATGATGTAATAAATAGTTTATCACAACCAAACTTAGGCGAAGAACCTTTTGCTGCGTATGAAACGTATATTCAAAACACTATACAGATGCCTGATAAACGGACACATCGTCAGCTACAAAATGACTTGGTTGAGCATATCTCGCAATTTCATATTAAtcgttaa